The uncultured Methanolobus sp. sequence CAAAAAATTCGTTGAAAAGTAAGCAGGATATTTCCAGAATGTCCTGGTTACTTTTCATTTTTTCGCCATGTAGCCAATTTATGTGCACTGCTTATTTCGCTGGCATTGAATGCTTTAAAGTAATAATTTCAAAGGTTATCGGCTCTGTAGAAATTAAATAACTTGGATGGTCCCAAAGGGTCCGGCGAAGCCGGCGCTTTCCCATCAGAAGAAAAACAATCTGCATAACCCCATAATACATTCTCTGCTTTCTTCTGTATTTATATATATGATTTCAATAATCTTTGGAATCATCTTTTGCATGACGGTATAGGAATGTGCCGCCTTCGGCGGATGGTTGCTTTGTTTTTAGATTGCAGTTGTTTTTGTGGAAATGGAAATGAGCAAAGTTTGTGTCACTCATATTAGAGACTGTCGGAAAAGTCGGTTTGTATGAATATCAGGATTAATTATAGCAACAATTGTTAAGTACACATTAATTCTAATTTTCTTTAAGACGACTATTGATGCTGATTTTATTATAGTTCCAGACTATTTAACTCTGCTCACATGTCAGAAATTGTCTTGTGCGGGGACTTTTCCGACAGTCTCTACCATACCAATAGTAGAAGTCTCTACAAAATACACGATAATAATGTTGAAAATGACCTTCAATCAATTTCAGAGTTAAAGAATAATGGCTATGTAATTAATCTCAACAATTATTCATCTGAGCAGATCTATGAAAAGTTGATAGAGGAACAAACATCTCCTTCATTTAGTTTCAATTAAAGTTAACCAACTCTTTTGATGGTAATCATGGTTTAATAATCTCTATTCAAAAGAATAAGGTAGTCCCGCCCGAATTCGAATCGGAGTCTTCGGCTCCAAAGGCCGAAAGGATTGACCGCTACCCTACGGGACTACAATGATTAGCTGAATAAATGCATAATAATACTTATTTGTTATGCAGGAAAGGCACTTAAGTTCATCATTTAGCAATGATAAGTGTCAACAAGTCCTTGTCTGCAAGCACGTGGTCAAGACCGGCACGCTGTCCGGGGTGCTTTGCAGAATTTCCCCATACCTGGGAATATCTGAACTTTCTCCTGAAATCACGATGCAGGTGGTCACATATATCTCCCACAGTGACGCCTTTCCTGACGATAAGAGGTTCTTCCATATCAGCAGGTTCGCCCTGTGGTTTCAGGTATATTCGAATGAAATCAAGTGCATCATAGATTAGATCTTTCACAGCCTCAAGATTCTGTTCTTTATCTGCGGAAATGTATGTTGCTTCCGGGTAACCTTCCTTGCACTTCTTAAGCACAAACTCATCAGCCATATCCACTTTATTCACAACGGTAACCGCAGGTATGTACACCCTGTTACCCATGACCGCGTCAATAAGCTGGTCAACATTGATATTGTCCCTGATAAGCACATGGGCGTTGTGTATCTTATAATCATTCAGCACTGCCTTTACCAGATCTTCTGAAATCTCAAGATCCATAGTACTGCTAACAGTAATTCCACCACGGTCCTGCCTCTTTATCACAACATCAGGTGACTTTTGATTAAGGCGAATTCCGGCATCGTACAATTCCTGTGTGAGAACTTCATGGTGATAATTCTGGAAAACATCAAGAATAAAGACAACAAGGTCACAGTTCCTCACAACTGATATTACCTCTCTTCCACGACCTCTCCCGCTTGCTGCACCTTTAACAAGTCCCGGTACATCAAGGATCTGAATGGTTGCATTGTTATATTCAAGTACACCAGGAATCACATCAAGAGTAGTAAACTCATACGCACCCACTTCAGACTCAGCGCCGGTAAGCTTGTTAAGCAAGGTTGATTTTCCTACAGATGGGAAACCTACAAGTGTAACTGTGGCATCTCCTGATTTCCTGACGGAATATCCCTCACCGCCACCCTTACTTGAAGCTTTTTTAACGACTTCATCACGCAGACGTGCAAGTTTAGACTTCAGTCTGCCAATATGGTGTGATGTAGCTTTGTTGTAAGGAGTCTTCCTGATCTCCTCTTCAACTTCCTGAATATCCTCGTGTAATCCCATTTGCAACCTACCATAACGTCAAAATAAAAAAGGTTTCCTGATTTTTGAATATGGTTTAACGTCAGAAGGAGGATATTATACTACCGGTCATTTCGTAAGTACTGATTCCAGCTGGCAATCTCTTTGAGAATTCATCAGAACGCAATACTCCGAGGAACTTCTGTATTTCCTCAATTTCCAGAAGATCTTTTCTTATCACAAAATCAAACTCATCCTCTGCCACTGGAATGAACTCCAGTCCTGCTTCCTCAGCCGCAGCCCGAAGCCCAAAACCAACATCAACTTTGCCACTCTTCACAGCATCACAAACTGATCTGTGTGTCTTGGAACCTGAATTATATCCTTTCAGACTCTTGATCAACTCTGCTTTTGAGGTTCCCTTCTCTTCAGCCAGCAGATCAATTTCCCTGTCAAGAAGCGCCCTTGTGCCGGATCCTCTGTTCCTGTTGATAAGATTGAGATTGATTATGTCCTCAAGACTATAGACGTGATTATCCGGAGTGAATATAAGTCCCTGCTCGCGCACGTATCCTTTAACAAGCACTACATCCTCAAGGTCCATTCTCTTCAGGACCGATGAATTGTAATTGCCATCTGCATCAACCATGTTGACACATGCGATATCTGCAGTACCGCCTGAGATTGCTGTAAATCCTGCACTTGACCCCATATTTAAAGTCCTGAACATAAGCCCTGTCATTTCTTCAAGCAGGTCAATTCCGGGACATTGTCCCCCAACAAGCATCAGGTCAGGACTCCTGACATTACCGAACATAGTAACCTCAACTTGTGAACCGGGTTCTATGTACTCAGTGTTTGCCTTGATCTCAATAATTCCGTCCGCATCGGACAGTGTAGTAATAGCTCCTGATGTTTTATCTGCAGGATAGACTTTCCCACGGACAACACCCACAGGGAAAAGCTCCTCCCTGCCGCCGGAACGTATTACTGTTCCCACTTCGGCAGTTAATTTTGTTTTAAATGATGGCTTAACGCCAAGTGAGTTATGAATTACCGGTGCAACAAATTCATTGAATATACTAAGGGCAGATGTCGGATTTCCAGGAAGTCCGATGGTAGGGACGTCATTAATCATGCCAATAACAACAGGTTTTCCCGGTTTAATGGCAATTCCGTGGGTAAGAGTTTCTCCCTTTTCCTCAATGATCATATACATGATGTCGCCTGCACCGGCTGATGTACTTCCTGATGTGAGTACGATGTCGCATTCTGCAATTGCCCTGTCAAGGGCATCTTCCATGAGTTTCTCATCATCACGTATTATTCCGTACATTCGGGGAGTCCCACCGCATTCGTCTATTGCAGCAGCAATA is a genomic window containing:
- a CDS encoding GTP-binding protein, which produces MGLHEDIQEVEEEIRKTPYNKATSHHIGRLKSKLARLRDEVVKKASSKGGGEGYSVRKSGDATVTLVGFPSVGKSTLLNKLTGAESEVGAYEFTTLDVIPGVLEYNNATIQILDVPGLVKGAASGRGRGREVISVVRNCDLVVFILDVFQNYHHEVLTQELYDAGIRLNQKSPDVVIKRQDRGGITVSSTMDLEISEDLVKAVLNDYKIHNAHVLIRDNINVDQLIDAVMGNRVYIPAVTVVNKVDMADEFVLKKCKEGYPEATYISADKEQNLEAVKDLIYDALDFIRIYLKPQGEPADMEEPLIVRKGVTVGDICDHLHRDFRRKFRYSQVWGNSAKHPGQRAGLDHVLADKDLLTLIIAK
- a CDS encoding molybdopterin biosynthesis protein; the protein is MERKEFRELTSVEDARKLVGNIKVQPEITVLPIEEAAGHIIAEDILSGLDVPAFNRSVKDGYAVRAKDTYQASEPEPIELKVTGSIPAGCEDIFFVDDGEAIEISTGAPIPDGADAVVMVESTKQIGDSLLVYQPVHINENIMRAGTDIMKGERILRKNTRMGSREIGVLASIGMDEVHVKDLIVGIISTGSELIRPGEKLGVSKIYDANSYAIAAAIDECGGTPRMYGIIRDDEKLMEDALDRAIAECDIVLTSGSTSAGAGDIMYMIIEEKGETLTHGIAIKPGKPVVIGMINDVPTIGLPGNPTSALSIFNEFVAPVIHNSLGVKPSFKTKLTAEVGTVIRSGGREELFPVGVVRGKVYPADKTSGAITTLSDADGIIEIKANTEYIEPGSQVEVTMFGNVRSPDLMLVGGQCPGIDLLEEMTGLMFRTLNMGSSAGFTAISGGTADIACVNMVDADGNYNSSVLKRMDLEDVVLVKGYVREQGLIFTPDNHVYSLEDIINLNLINRNRGSGTRALLDREIDLLAEEKGTSKAELIKSLKGYNSGSKTHRSVCDAVKSGKVDVGFGLRAAAEEAGLEFIPVAEDEFDFVIRKDLLEIEEIQKFLGVLRSDEFSKRLPAGISTYEMTGSIISSF